One window from the genome of Bacteroidota bacterium encodes:
- the mraZ gene encoding division/cell wall cluster transcriptional repressor MraZ has protein sequence MFKGHFLHTLDSKNRISIPSKLKKFISPAAENTLVLTKGVGLDEVGHCIDLYPKDLFAKIEDNLSKLNQYNKSHARFIRIFLHSAEEQTMDGQSRVIIPPHLLEYSKIEKEVLVLGSLNRIEFWNPAIYEQYERASVDSFENIAENVMQINGQVS, from the coding sequence GTGTTCAAAGGACACTTTTTACATACTCTAGATTCCAAAAACCGAATCAGTATTCCTTCGAAGCTGAAGAAGTTTATCAGTCCGGCTGCTGAGAACACCCTGGTACTAACCAAAGGTGTGGGTCTGGATGAGGTAGGTCATTGTATCGATCTGTATCCTAAAGATTTATTTGCAAAGATCGAGGATAATCTCTCAAAGTTGAACCAGTACAACAAAAGTCATGCACGATTCATTCGAATCTTTCTTCACAGCGCTGAAGAGCAGACGATGGACGGTCAGTCGAGAGTAATTATCCCGCCGCATCTCCTCGAATATTCCAAAATTGAGAAGGAAGTGCTGGTATTGGGTTCGTTGAACAGAATCGAGTTCTGGAATCCTGCGATCTACGAGCAATATGAAAGAGCTTCTGTGGACAGCTTTGAAAACATTGCCGAAAATGTGATGCAAATAAATGGACAAGTTTCATAG
- the rsmH gene encoding 16S rRNA (cytosine(1402)-N(4))-methyltransferase RsmH, which translates to MDKFHSPVLLKESVEYLITDKDGAYFDGTFGFGGHTKRFLEKLNPNAILIGTDLDQTVFNKSLEEFSTDSRVRLYNFNFTKIGIAARLEQVDQFSGIFADLGVSSYQLDESDEGFSYRVTAPLDLRMSKSEGKPASAIVNNAEPEELARIFREYGEEIQSGFLAKLIVKQRQIKPFKTTTDLAKLLETVTPQRFLFKRLSRVFQALRIEVNGELDSLKEFLKESITLLKPGGRIVILTYHSLEDRIVKEFFKEEEKGCICPPNFPVCICNKKPSLKILTKKPVSPSAAEVEANRRARSGKLRAAEKI; encoded by the coding sequence ATGGACAAGTTTCATAGTCCTGTACTCCTCAAAGAGTCTGTAGAATATTTAATAACAGACAAAGACGGAGCATATTTCGACGGGACATTCGGTTTCGGCGGGCATACGAAAAGGTTTCTTGAGAAACTGAACCCGAATGCCATATTAATTGGAACAGATCTCGATCAAACAGTCTTCAATAAATCTTTGGAAGAGTTTTCTACTGACAGCCGGGTCAGGCTTTACAATTTTAATTTTACTAAAATTGGGATAGCTGCCAGGCTGGAGCAGGTCGATCAGTTTTCCGGGATTTTTGCAGATCTTGGTGTATCTTCCTACCAGCTCGACGAAAGTGACGAGGGATTTTCCTACAGAGTTACAGCACCACTCGATTTGAGGATGAGCAAGTCAGAGGGAAAACCTGCCTCTGCGATTGTAAATAATGCCGAACCGGAAGAACTCGCAAGGATCTTCAGGGAATATGGCGAAGAGATACAAAGTGGATTTCTGGCAAAACTGATCGTTAAACAGCGACAAATTAAGCCTTTTAAAACCACAACCGATCTCGCAAAACTGTTGGAAACTGTTACACCTCAAAGGTTTTTGTTTAAAAGATTGTCCAGAGTGTTTCAAGCTCTTCGTATTGAGGTGAACGGGGAGCTTGATTCCTTAAAAGAATTTTTGAAGGAATCGATTACACTTCTGAAACCGGGCGGGAGAATCGTGATACTTACCTATCACTCTCTTGAGGACAGAATTGTTAAGGAATTTTTTAAAGAGGAGGAAAAGGGTTGTATATGTCCACCGAACTTTCCGGTTTGCATCTGCAACAAAAAACCCTCTTTGAAGATTTTGACTAAAAAGCCCGTTTCTCCTTCTGCTGCCGAAGTGGAAGCAAACAGAAGAGCAAGAAGCGGAAAACTCAGAGCGGCTGAAAAAATCTGA
- a CDS encoding UDP-N-acetylmuramoyl-L-alanyl-D-glutamate--2,6-diaminopimelate ligase, producing MQTFIDMRLNEILDHLSVIQLTGDFFAKEITGIYYNSAKVTKDSIFVAVKGYKTDGHLYALDAYSKGAAAVIVEDLHSIPDEIFRRSGQAKIVVADSRKALAQLANAYYGFPSKNLLLFGVTGTKGKTTTSFIIKHILEKAGHKTGMIGTIANMIGDEKIPTDLTTPESVELNALFARMRAEGCTAAVMEASSHSLYLKRTFGLDYDGAVFTNLSSEHRDFHETMEDYASAKKILFDGLKSGAPAVYNIDDEYGCFISKDTDGRKIGFGKSGGRYTIENISYDFSGTSFTLLHNGTRVDLRTSLVGEFNAYNAAAAYVLMVEAGFDRELVTAGILEAPQVDGRFELIQKGNKKVLIDYAHSPGALEQVLISINKLAGDSPIYTVVGCGGNRDRTKRPVMGKIASDMSTRAVITSDNPRDEDPVAIIDEVTAGIKKDNFVVYADREEAIKRAIIESPDNAIILVAGKGHEDYQIIKGVKSHFSDREIANKYLSQI from the coding sequence GTGCAAACATTTATTGATATGAGATTAAACGAAATATTAGACCATCTTTCAGTAATTCAATTAACCGGTGATTTTTTTGCCAAAGAGATCACAGGGATTTATTATAACTCCGCCAAAGTTACCAAAGACTCCATCTTTGTGGCTGTAAAGGGATACAAGACCGATGGTCACCTTTACGCCCTTGATGCCTACAGCAAAGGAGCGGCAGCGGTGATTGTTGAAGACCTGCACTCTATCCCTGATGAAATATTCAGAAGGAGCGGTCAGGCAAAGATTGTTGTGGCAGATTCAAGAAAAGCACTTGCTCAACTCGCAAATGCATACTATGGATTTCCTTCAAAAAACCTCCTGTTGTTCGGTGTAACAGGCACAAAAGGAAAAACCACTACATCGTTTATCATAAAGCATATCCTTGAAAAAGCGGGACATAAAACCGGAATGATCGGTACCATCGCCAATATGATTGGGGATGAAAAAATTCCAACAGACCTTACAACTCCCGAATCCGTGGAGTTAAATGCACTTTTTGCAAGAATGAGAGCAGAGGGGTGTACCGCTGCCGTGATGGAAGCTTCATCACATTCCCTTTACCTGAAAAGGACATTCGGTCTCGATTATGACGGTGCTGTCTTTACAAATCTTTCCAGCGAACACCGTGATTTTCACGAGACTATGGAAGATTATGCATCTGCAAAGAAGATATTGTTTGACGGTTTGAAGAGCGGAGCACCGGCTGTTTATAATATCGATGACGAATACGGCTGCTTTATATCTAAGGATACTGATGGAAGAAAAATTGGATTCGGCAAAAGCGGCGGTAGATACACAATCGAAAATATCAGTTACGATTTTTCAGGTACCTCATTTACTCTGCTTCACAACGGGACAAGAGTCGATTTGAGAACTTCCCTCGTAGGTGAATTTAATGCCTACAATGCCGCTGCAGCTTATGTTCTTATGGTCGAGGCAGGATTTGACAGGGAACTTGTCACTGCCGGAATACTGGAGGCACCTCAAGTGGATGGAAGGTTTGAGCTTATTCAAAAAGGAAACAAAAAAGTTTTAATTGACTATGCGCACAGTCCCGGTGCTCTCGAGCAGGTACTGATCAGTATCAACAAACTTGCGGGAGATTCCCCGATTTATACAGTTGTTGGATGTGGCGGAAACCGTGACAGAACAAAGCGTCCGGTAATGGGCAAAATAGCCTCTGACATGTCCACCAGGGCAGTAATAACAAGTGACAATCCGAGAGATGAAGATCCGGTAGCTATCATAGATGAGGTTACAGCGGGTATCAAAAAGGATAATTTTGTTGTTTATGCCGATCGTGAAGAGGCTATCAAAAGAGCGATAATCGAAAGCCCTGATAATGCGATCATTCTGGTAGCGGGAAAGGGACACGAAGATTACCAGATAATTAAAGGTGTCAAGAGTCATTTCTCAGACCGCGAAATTGCAAATAAATATTTGTCTCAAATCTGA
- a CDS encoding transpeptidase family protein, which produces MSTNRILLIIGVMTLFLGVLLTRLIFIQVVKAEDYSYFANKQQVGIEPLLPERGSIFDRNGTILVYTKNEVSFFVDPKLARKYKKDSVIAKILADSLELNYTELKAKIDSSKKTFCILKKVDAKKALKLKNVVKDGLFYEPDPTRVYEYKSLASHITGFVNREGKGTDGIESSFNDLLKGKEGSRFVLKDGTGAVMSVLEENYKDAVPGDNIGLTIDRAIQRALEMELEAGVKAARAENATGIVMDPNTGEVLALANYPSYDPEQYMKFSDDTRRNRAISDVYEPGSTFKGIALAGILDKKLATVSTVVNTENGRYNFMGKEIKDHHGQASMTVKEIIRYSSNIGMLKLSQKMEKNDFYQYLRSFGFGNYTYAGLPGEVKGRLGLPAEWSGTTKGSIAYGYGISLTPIQLITAYSALINGGVLYKPLLVREIKDVRGNIKEFNNPVKIREVITAETSQIIRSLLADVVENGTGKKARIEGIKIGGKTGTSRKIVNGEYSKERYNSSFIGFFPADNPKYICLILVNSPKSIGITGGEVAAPVFKNVARRILVLDKSIGGNLKLDSTPEENDIEIISPEGETDEPETEIKEEVRIKRVDAGKLDTKEMPDLKGVSLKEAIAVAKRLDLAVTWTGSGRVIEQSIKPGSAIRKNLKINLILQEKPVYGANIY; this is translated from the coding sequence ATGAGCACTAACAGAATCCTTCTCATAATCGGGGTAATGACCCTGTTTCTGGGGGTTTTGCTCACCAGACTGATTTTTATTCAAGTGGTGAAGGCTGAGGACTATTCCTATTTTGCAAACAAACAGCAGGTTGGTATTGAACCACTTCTGCCCGAACGAGGCTCGATTTTTGACAGGAATGGTACCATTCTGGTCTATACTAAAAATGAAGTTTCGTTTTTTGTCGATCCAAAGCTTGCAAGAAAATATAAAAAGGATTCAGTCATCGCCAAAATTCTTGCAGATTCTCTCGAGTTGAATTACACTGAACTGAAAGCGAAGATCGATTCGTCGAAGAAAACTTTTTGCATTTTAAAGAAGGTCGATGCGAAGAAAGCATTAAAGCTAAAAAATGTTGTGAAGGACGGACTTTTTTACGAGCCCGATCCAACACGGGTTTACGAGTACAAATCGCTGGCATCCCACATAACGGGATTTGTGAATCGGGAGGGGAAAGGAACTGACGGTATCGAATCGAGTTTCAACGACCTGTTAAAAGGGAAAGAAGGAAGCAGATTCGTACTTAAGGACGGGACAGGTGCTGTTATGTCGGTGCTCGAGGAAAATTACAAAGATGCTGTCCCGGGTGACAACATAGGATTAACCATCGACAGGGCAATTCAAAGAGCTCTCGAAATGGAGCTTGAAGCCGGGGTGAAAGCTGCCAGAGCCGAGAATGCCACCGGTATTGTGATGGATCCAAATACCGGGGAAGTTCTTGCACTGGCTAATTATCCTTCGTATGATCCTGAACAATATATGAAATTCTCGGATGATACAAGAAGAAACAGAGCCATCTCCGATGTTTATGAACCGGGATCGACATTTAAAGGTATTGCACTCGCCGGAATACTCGATAAAAAGCTGGCTACCGTTTCCACAGTGGTTAATACTGAAAACGGCAGATACAATTTCATGGGGAAGGAAATAAAAGATCATCACGGACAGGCTTCAATGACGGTGAAAGAGATAATAAGGTATTCGAGTAACATCGGAATGCTAAAACTCTCTCAGAAAATGGAAAAGAACGATTTTTATCAGTATTTGAGAAGTTTTGGTTTCGGAAATTATACCTATGCAGGGTTACCGGGTGAAGTTAAAGGACGGCTCGGGCTGCCCGCTGAATGGTCCGGCACGACTAAAGGTTCAATTGCCTACGGATATGGAATCTCTCTCACTCCGATTCAGTTGATTACTGCCTACTCGGCTCTTATAAATGGTGGAGTGCTCTACAAACCGCTTCTTGTAAGAGAGATTAAGGATGTTAGGGGAAACATAAAAGAATTTAACAATCCGGTTAAAATCAGGGAAGTGATCACAGCAGAGACTTCTCAAATTATCCGTTCACTCCTTGCTGATGTTGTTGAGAACGGAACAGGGAAAAAAGCACGGATTGAAGGAATAAAAATCGGCGGGAAAACGGGAACATCAAGGAAGATAGTTAATGGCGAATATTCGAAAGAACGCTACAACTCTTCTTTTATTGGATTTTTCCCTGCTGATAATCCAAAGTACATTTGTCTGATCCTTGTGAATTCACCCAAGAGCATCGGAATCACAGGTGGTGAAGTGGCGGCTCCGGTCTTTAAAAATGTCGCGAGAAGAATACTCGTTCTTGACAAGTCAATCGGGGGTAACCTGAAACTCGACAGCACTCCGGAAGAGAATGATATCGAGATCATCAGTCCTGAAGGTGAGACAGATGAACCGGAAACAGAAATTAAAGAAGAAGTTAGAATAAAAAGAGTGGATGCCGGGAAGCTTGACACAAAAGAGATGCCTGATTTAAAAGGAGTTTCCTTGAAGGAAGCAATTGCCGTGGCGAAGAGACTTGATCTTGCAGTCACCTGGACGGGTTCGGGCAGAGTGATCGAGCAGAGTATTAAACCCGGTTCAGCCATACGAAAAAATTTGAAAATCAACCTGATATTGCAGGAAAAACCGGTTTACGGTGCAAACATTTATTGA